A section of the Microbulbifer pacificus genome encodes:
- the mmsB gene encoding 3-hydroxyisobutyrate dehydrogenase, producing the protein MEKVAFIGLGNMGGPMAANLVKKGFAVTAFDLSQPMLDMAVSNGCKRADSAHSALEGADVVVSMLPHGEAVRSLYLGVHGLLQGMNPETLLIDCSTISASDARQLIAAAGERGIEALDAPVSGGTAAAAAGTLSFMCGGEEKTLERARPVLSAMGTNIFHAGPAGSGQVAKICNNMLLAIHMIGTAEALQLGVDNGLDPKVLSEIMRASSGGNWSLEKYNPYPGVMEGVPASRDYAGGFSVALMLKDLGLAMDTAAGSASSTPLGALAKNLYQLHGGDPINRVLDFSSIQNLFRRPAGD; encoded by the coding sequence ATGGAAAAGGTTGCATTTATCGGCCTCGGCAATATGGGTGGACCCATGGCGGCGAACCTGGTGAAAAAGGGGTTTGCGGTCACCGCCTTTGATCTGTCACAACCGATGCTCGACATGGCGGTGAGCAATGGTTGCAAGCGAGCCGATAGCGCCCATAGCGCGCTGGAAGGCGCGGACGTGGTGGTGTCGATGTTGCCCCATGGCGAAGCGGTGCGATCCCTGTATCTGGGGGTGCACGGCTTGCTGCAGGGGATGAATCCCGAAACCCTGCTGATTGACTGCTCAACTATTTCTGCCAGCGACGCCCGCCAGCTCATCGCCGCTGCCGGTGAGCGCGGGATCGAGGCGCTGGATGCGCCGGTTTCCGGTGGCACTGCGGCGGCGGCCGCCGGCACTCTGTCATTTATGTGTGGTGGCGAGGAGAAGACGCTGGAGCGCGCGCGGCCAGTACTCTCGGCCATGGGAACAAATATTTTTCACGCGGGGCCTGCCGGCAGTGGTCAGGTAGCAAAAATCTGCAACAACATGCTGCTGGCTATCCATATGATCGGCACCGCCGAGGCGCTGCAGTTGGGGGTGGATAACGGGCTCGATCCCAAGGTGCTGTCGGAAATAATGCGCGCGAGTTCTGGCGGCAACTGGTCGCTGGAAAAATACAATCCCTATCCCGGGGTCATGGAGGGCGTGCCCGCATCGCGGGATTATGCCGGCGGATTTTCGGTGGCGCTGATGCTGAAAGATCTCGGCCTTGCCATGGATACCGCGGCCGGCAGTGCTTCCTCCACACCGCTGGGAGCGCTGGCAAAAAACCTGTACCAGTTGCACGGCGGCGATCCCATCAATCGTGTGCTGGATTTTTCCAGTATCCAGAATCTGTTCCGCCGCCCGGCGGGTGACTGA
- a CDS encoding OmpW/AlkL family protein produces the protein MKKMAFCCALVSLVSGSAFAYESGDLILRSGAATVSPEVSSSALALGDATLDGTAADVENGTALSLIGTYMLNNHWGLEVVAATPFSHDLKVSGLGETFDLGETRHLPPTVLLQYYPLAPSSRVQPYVGVGLNYTVFFDEEIAADANDVFATIGATGKAELSLKNSSGVAAEVGADIAFGADDRWLFNVALWWMDIDTKARVKVPGVGVVTADVALDPLVYTAGFGYRF, from the coding sequence ATGAAAAAAATGGCTTTCTGCTGCGCCCTGGTTTCCCTGGTAAGCGGTTCGGCTTTTGCTTATGAAAGCGGTGATTTAATTCTGCGCAGTGGCGCGGCAACCGTAAGTCCGGAAGTGAGCTCCAGCGCTCTTGCCCTGGGTGATGCCACACTGGATGGCACCGCAGCGGATGTTGAAAATGGAACCGCACTGAGTCTGATCGGCACATATATGCTGAATAATCACTGGGGATTGGAAGTTGTGGCCGCTACCCCGTTCAGCCACGACCTGAAAGTGTCTGGATTGGGGGAAACCTTCGACCTGGGGGAAACCCGGCATCTTCCTCCCACAGTACTGTTGCAGTACTACCCGCTGGCACCATCCTCCCGTGTGCAGCCCTATGTCGGCGTGGGACTGAATTACACCGTGTTTTTTGATGAGGAAATTGCCGCCGATGCAAACGACGTGTTTGCAACAATCGGGGCTACCGGCAAAGCCGAATTGTCGCTGAAAAACTCCAGTGGCGTGGCCGCCGAAGTGGGTGCGGATATCGCGTTTGGCGCCGATGATCGCTGGCTGTTCAATGTCGCGCTGTGGTGGATGGATATCGACACCAAGGCGCGGGTCAAGGTACCGGGTGTTGGTGTGGTAACTGCCGACGTGGCGTTGGACCCGCTGGTCTATACCGCCGGGTTCGGATACCGCTTCTGA